cccaacatgtacctttggagacacctgtagagctcctttataatcgcccagttacgttgtgacgtttggtagcacacaaagtgttcctccggtaaatgcgagttgcataatctcatagtcataggaacatgtataagtcatgaagaaagcaatagcaacattctaaacgatcgagtgctaagctaacggaatgggtcaagtcaatcacatcattctcctaatgatgtgatctcattaatcaaataacaactctttgtctatggttaggaaacataaccatctttgattaatgagctagtcaagtagaggcatactagtgacactctatttgtctatgtattcacacatgtattatgtttccagttaatacaattctagcatgaataataaacatttatcatgaaataaggaaataaataataactttattattgcctctagggcatatttccttcagataagtCTACTATTTTCTTCAGTAGGGGGTGTCCTCAGGCAACCCGAGATATTGTGAAGCTTGCTGTTCAAGTCCAAAAAGAATCATTGTGTGACAAATATTTGGGGATGCCAACAGATGTGGGGCACTCAAAGAATGGCACTTTTAAATACCTCCGTGATCATGTGTGGGAAAAGGTCAAGGGGTGGATGGAGAAGTTGTTATCCTCAGCAGGCAAGGAAATTCTTATCAAATCTATTGCTCAGGCAATTCCAGTTTACTCCATGGCCTGTTTTCGCCTACCGAGAGGCCTATGTGAAAACATCACATCCATCATACGGCAGTTCTGGTGGGGTAGCAAGCAAGGCAAACGGAAACCAGCATGGGTATCATGGGAGATCATGACGAGATCAAAATACATGGGAGGGCTAGGTTTCCGCGACCTAGAGATGTTTAACCTCGCGTTATTAGCCAGACATGCATGGAGATTGCTTAATAATCCTAAAACTTTGAGCTCGTTGATTCTTAAGGCAGCATACTTCCCTTATATAGGAATTTTGGAGGCCGAGCTGGGTTCACACCCCTCGCAGATCTGGCGTGCAATAATTGACGGAAGGGACATAATGAAGCAAGGAGTCATTAGGAGAATCGGGACGGGAGAAGAAACGATGATTTGGGAACATAGCTGGATCCCGAGGGATGGCATCCCTAGGCCCATAGTTTCTCTCATCCAAGACCCACATACCCGCGTGCATGAGCTTATAGACCAAACGACAGCAACGTGGAATGAGGATGTGGTCCGTTCAGTATTCATACCTATTGATGTCGAGGCCATATTCAAGATCCCACTATGCACAAGGAGAGTTGATGATTTTTGGGCATGGAGTAGAGAGAAGAAAGGTATGTTCACCGTCTGTTCGGCATATCGCATGATCCAAACCACCAAATTAAGCCGTGAAAATTGGCTATATGGTATCGAGGGGCTTTCTAGCTTTGAGGAGAGCAGCAACTGGTCGTCACTCTGGCACACTAAGGTTCCGAACAAAATCCGTGTGTTCCTGTGGAGGTTGGCAAGGGAGTCTATacccacatatgatattcttcaccACCGCAACATGGCGACCTCACCAGCATGCCAGATATGTGGGGCGTCGGACTCTTGTAGACACGCCCTGCTTGACTGTGCCATGTCGACGAGCGTATGGGCCCTAGCACCGGAGAACTTGGTCGGCCAAATGACTAGCTGTGTCAACCCGAGTGCTAAATCCTGGCTATTCTCGATGAAGGACACGTTATCACATGACGAGTTCACCAGGCTTGGAGTAACCTTGTGGGCAATATGGAGCTCAAGGAGGAAATTGATTCACGAGGAGCTGCACCAAACGCCATATGCAACAAACGCTTTTGTGGTCTCTTTTCTCAATGATCTCCATGTCCTAGCAAAGCCACAAGAGCAACAGAGGATGGCTCAACCCCGTCCGAGTCATTGGTTACCACCGCAAGAGGGGACATGCAAGATCAATGTTGATGCAGCGCTCATGAGAACTAGACCCGTGGGGGCGGTGGCAGCGGTTTGCAGGGATTAACAGGGTGCTTTCCTGGGCGCGTCCACGATTACCTTTCATGGCATCGATGATCCTACAACACTTGAAGCCCTGGCTGTTCGGGAATCTTTAGCCCTGGCAGAGGATTTGTATCAAAACAGGATCTCAATTGCCTCGGACTGTAAGGTAGTCATCGATGATATTAGGCAGCCGAGTGCAGCGGTGTATGGAGCTATCATTAGGGAGATAGTAGATCATTCGAAAACTTTTGTCAATTGTTTTTTTAGCCATGAGTTTAGGAGATTGAACGTCGAGGCTCACAGCTTAGCGAAGCATGCTCTCTCACTTGGTGTTGGCCGCCGTGTGTGGCTGGGCAACCCAGATGATCTatctttcgtccctgtaaacattgtgacgagttAAATAAAAAGCTTCGCGAGGTTGTCTTAAAAAAATTCTAAATTTGTTATCGGAGCTCTCAAAAAAGAAATCTAAATTTGTTATCCTTGGTAGACACGAGCTCAGCATGGGTGGAGTGGCTGTAATGGCTGAACGGCTGAACATGGCGTGTGTTCGAGACATGACGTCCTTTTTGGCGTTAATTTTCTCAGTGTATGGTGGTTACCTTTTCTACAAATAAATAATACGAGGAGGTTTAGTGAAAAAATGCATTATGGCAATCGGTCTTTTCTGCAAATACAAAAATACAAGCGTGCTTTGTGCAAATATGTGTTGGCTGAGCGCCATCAGTCATTGACAGGTGGGCCCATACGTATGGATACACCCGCAACATATTTTGAACCGGATGTGCACGCTTGAGTCAAGTTAAATGACTGCAATTCTGTATTTTAAAAGTTCTAGCACCAAACTGAACATTGAACCCAAATTCTATGACTACCAGTGATATTACCTCTCTTATTTTTCGATCTTAGACCCTTTGGTCAGGTGGAGTGGTATGCTCATTTTTATCCTAACCAGTTCTTTCCCTCTTTGACGAGTAGCCTGTTGAAACTGTCTGAAGGTAATACTTCTGTCGCTTGTAATAAGTTACAAAACTCTGTATGATCTCGTTTTTATCAAAATGGAACCGGGACAGAAGccccttttctctaaaaaaagttTATTTCAGCTTTAAATGTTGTAGGTAATTTGGGTTGTCCAGCGTGCCATGTAAAACAATCAATATTGTGGCAACAATTGTATAATCCTTCCCCTTGTACAACCCCATGCATGAACAATTCCATATCCATACTACTCTCATGTCTAGAATTATGAATTATGGACCCTTAAGCAGTGATATGTGTTCAAATTGCTTAATGGCTGCTTGTGAGTTTCTGTTTCCCCATTTTTGGACTTGTGAATTCAGCCAACATTACAATGCCTGATTAGCCCACATCAATGCCAAAAACTTAAATGGGTCAGCAAAGTGCGGGCGTATGCTTCTAGTGGTACACCAATAGTTGGGAAACACGACGATTGGCCGGAGCACTTGCTccgagaaaattacacaatgatATTTTTCCATTCAAAAAGGGTAGGGTGAATGaatggaaaacaaaaacaaagcAAATGACATGATAATATTTTCCATTCAAAAACAGTAGGGTGAATGAATGGAAAACAAAAACAAACCGCTAATACTAGTACCACCACTACTACTAATTCTTAGTGCCATAGTGAGCACATCCAGGAGTTCACTAGCCTCCTAAATATCAAATAACTATGGCACTTCTCACAGCTAAGTATGGTTATTAAGATAGGTGGATCGAGCATCAGACCTACAACTCCCCCGCTTCGCGATTGATCTATGGCTTCATGTTTCCTCTGTGTTGCTCAAGAGCAGGGTCGCCGATAACACACTTGTCCAGGTGCAGATCTCCATCATCCAGTGCATCAAAATCGAGTTCCCAGAATCTCTCAGGCTTGTCGGGAATCTCCATTAGATAGGGATCACTAACATAGGTTTGTTGACTGGTGCCGCTGCAAGAACTCTGAAAAAAAGTATCGGCGCCCCAAATTTGCTCACCATCCGCATCCATCAGTTTGCCCACGTTGCCCGGTAATGGCACGAGGCAGTCGGCTTGAGACGATGTGCCATCCGTTCCTCCTGGACACATGACATTCTTCCCCTTGGACCTGCCAAACGTGGGGTCTTGACAATGAGCAGCACCAGGAACTGGAGGAATTCCAAGCAGCTCGGCCCCGGTTCCGAGATCTTGCTGGTCAAATACCTGAACCAAAGCCCCGATGTCGTCTGATGCTTCGACTCCGTCCAGCCCAAAGTTACCCGGCAGCATGCCATCACTAAGGTCCGTGTCTTTCAGGAGAAAACTCTGTAGGTCTGCAATGGCGTCGTGCGCAACTGGATGTGCAGTGGAACATGTACTCTCTGCGGTGCGCGGCGAGCTGGAGTCGCCTGAGTTTCTGCTGCCATGCGGCACATGCTTCAGGAATTTCCTCTTCACTCTGGCGGAATCGATCCCGTCCCTTCTCTCCCTGTGCATCTTGAGCTGCCTCAGGAAATCCGGGTTCCGAAGGAGCTTGGCCAAGAAGGAGACCACCTGCTTCTGCCGGTCCTCCGCGGTCTCCAGCCTCTGGTTCAGTGCGTTCAGATGCTCGATCGTCTGATTGTGCTCCTCCTTCAGCCTGGCCACCTCCTGTAGCAGCGCGTTTTTCTCTCTTCTCAGGGAGCGCAGTTCAGGGTCCAGAGTGGGCTCACCAGAAGAGCTAGACTGTATCTTCCTGAAGATAGATGAACCAGGCTGAAGGCTGCTTTGTTGCGTCGGCGAGGACCGGCGCCTGACTATCGTCTTCAACAGATGTTTGCTGCCCCGCAGAAATCCCTCGTGAGCGAACTCCCATCTATCAGCATGAACCTTGCGAAAACCCTGATAAATATGAAAAAGATGTTACAAACTAACAATGACAAGGAGGAGAAGGTGAAACTGAACAAGCATCATAATTCTTCACAACAGTTCAGTCATAAACTCGGTCAAAATGCCAAGTTCAGGAACGTGGTGTTTCTgagcccgagctcaaatgagctcgggtgaacattTTTAGTGTCATTCAGACTAAAACCTATTAATACACTAGTAGTTGCCACCTATAACTGAACAAAGACTGAACCAAATTGCTCCATACTGACAACATCACCCCCCTTCCAATCCCACAGGAAGCAAGCTGAACAGTGTTACCCACCAAAAAATTTCTTCAGTAACCTTAGAAGAAATCTGCAGCAGATGCACTATGGTATTTAtagtgtctagggcacatctagatgtgccctagttattgcacatctaagtggcTCAATCAAACTaggaaggaaaaagaaaaaagaggaaaatatttgcacaaatctcTGTGTAAAATCAAGGACAtgggacttagatgtgcaatacttagggcacatctagatgtgttttAGCAAAACTGTATTTTGAAATACACGGTGCTAAAGTCtcagaaatatgtcaatatgaaAAGATGATAAATTAGAAGGGGTAAAGCTGCACCAGACCAAACCTGCGAAGGAGGCAGGCTGAGGAGTTGAGAAGAATGCATGGCCACGCAGAGCAGCAGAAAACCAACAAAATATGCTGCCGCGTTTATTTTTCTATTTGGAGAGAAGGAATTTGCAGTATGGGCAGATACAGATGCGTATACAGATTTGGATTGCGAAGCTTACCTTTGAGCGCGAGCAGCGTCGCATCCCAGCAAATGGTTAAGCTTGCCATCACAGGATCAACTCCTCAGGAATCACGATTATTTCAGTGATCAAGATAATCCAGTTCTTTCGGGAAAGGCCAAATTGGCGTTACAGACCACAATTCCGCTCACAAAAGAAACGCCAGGTTGGCATTACAGACCACAACTCcgctcactaaaattatcaagggAAGTACAAAGAGTGTATATATACATAGCAGAGTTGGGCAGAGTACAACAGCAGAAACCAAGAGGAACAAAAAGAAAACAGAGCATCCGAAACAGACAGAGTGCCAGAAACCTAGCAGAAACAGAGTATCTCCCGAGCAGAGTACGGCCGCATGAATAGTCCAGTGATTgattgcaaaagaaaaaaaaaacagaggaTTGGGCAGTGATGCGATACGCACATAGGTGTTGAGCTGCCTGACGAAGCTGGAGAAGTTGTTGTGCTTGAAGTTGTGCGGGAGCACGTCACGGGCGAAGGTGGAAGGGTTCCACACGACGAAGCTGTTGCCGGCGGGGCCCCAGGAGATGACCCCGTCCAGCTGTGGCTCGCTGACGAGGTTGTACGTCTTGGACAGGAACGGCGGCAGCTGCGGCCCCTGCAGCAGCGCCTCGAGGGGCCGCGGCGGCTCGCAGGGCACCaccagcgcgggcggcggcgggaccaGGTGATGGTCCAGCGCGGCGTAGTGGCCCGCAGGCGAGGGCTGCTGCTGCAGCATCATCTCGAGCTTGGGCTCGGGCAGCAGCGCGGCGTCCATGGAGGCGGAGGCGATGACTGCGGCGGGCGTGGTGTTGGTGCCGGTGTGCGTGTGGTCCATGCGCCGCGCGCTGGCGGATGGCCGGAATGGGCGGTgcggggcgaggcggggcggcgcggcgcggcgtttATAGGCTTCGGTCCGGGTGAAACCGACATACTGTTGACGGCGACGGGCACGCCGCGTTGCAGCTGCAGTTGCAGAAGCGGATAGGGCGTGCCGTGCCCCTGCGTGACGTTTGACCGCCGCTCCGGGCCCCAGTCGGCAGGCGCGGGGACACTTGGCGGCGGGGCGGATCGCGGCGGCTCTGGCCCACGCAGGGCAAGGCGGTGCCGGAAATATCTGCGATTCTGGGGGTGGAAAGGAAAGTGCAGCCCAGCAGAGGCCAGGCGGGAGCTTTTTGCTTGGTGGTGAAGAAAGCAGCAGATATTTTACCTCTCTTCTCCCGTCACGTGGCGGAGGGGAGTGACGTGGTGGAGTGGGCGGGCGATGAGCTGGTGATGGCGCGAGAGCGGGCTGTGTGCGGATGCTCGGTCGATTCAGGTTGATGATATGGGGCGATTTGATAATTTGCCATTCCTTACTTTTTCCTTTCAACAGCTGCACTGGAGAAAGATGTTAGACCCGACAAAGCTTCTCGATCTCTTGTGTCTTTATAAGCAGACTagtaaatatgcccgtgcgttgctacgggcattGTCCGAACCATGAATcacatgcccgtgtgttgcaacacTTACAAAACAAATAAGAGTTCGTATTTGTTAGTTTATCTGTCGTTGTGCACTACTCAGTTATAGCTCGCAGTCCATCTGCTTGTCTCATCTTAGATTCTATTCGGTCTGAAATTATTGGCCAATGCTACTATCAACATGCAACGCTAATCTTTTTTAAGGAAAATGACACTATTTAAATATGTGTAACTGGCCTATAAAGTTTCACCAGATACAGACTACAAAATGAAAAATATAACTTATCAATCAAGCTGATTAATCCTgacaaatatatgcaacttccataGACTATACAAGAATTGATCAAATTTTATTATTGGATTTGGATCAAAATAAACTACATTGGTTTCCCTAAAAGAAACAAACTTCCTTCAAAGTGCAGAATTACCATGAAAGATAAGATGTGATCATGCACTATGTGAGTCTTTGTCGTGAGTCATTAGAGTTGGCTACACTTGCAGGataagagctactccctccgttccaaaatagatgacccaactttgtactaaagctagtataaagttgggtcatctattttggaacggagggagtagaaaataccATGAAATGGCAGCAGATAGTAGTATGACAAGCATGGCTCAGTTGGTTGTAGGTTGTTAAGCCAAAGTAATTTATTTTCTCCATAATTGTATCCATTATTTTTTGTCATCTTATCAACAAAAATTAAAGCAACTTTCCTGGTTCCAAGGTAACTCGTAATGAAGAATCGAGGAAGGTGCACAACCAATCTCTCCACTGCAGGCTCACGACCATGTATATTGAAAGCAAACATATGCCAGTACGCTTCGCAAGAAGAAAAATACATTAATAATTACATTACCAAAACTATTATATGAAAACTACCCATCGATTATCCAGCTTAACAGTACCCTTGTTCCTCACATAGTAACCCAAATCACGTCTATGATATATAGGAAAGCCTCTATCATCAACCGACGTCTGCTCATTAAAATCTTTGGGAAATCTTTTGGAACACAATCCATCTTTCATACATGCACACTTTACTTTGTAGTCTCCACATGGACCGTGAACCATAAATTAATCCATAAGAGCATAACCCAGGGCTCAACCAAACGATCAGGTATCTCAGCCGAAATCAAACCATCTATGAAGGAGGCCGAAGGCTCATGATTGTTCCATATAAGCCGAATTGAAGTATGAGTATGAGGCAAGCCTCTATTCTGGAACTCCATCATGTATAAACTTGGATAaccgcaaaatagaggaagagAAATAGATGGACAAAGTTAGATTATATAAATGAAAAGATTAAAACAAAGCAGGATAAAATCAGTATGTAAATAACTTACATGCTTGAATTGTACGAAACAAATGTCCACTTTTAACATCTTCTCAGAAATCATTAAACTTCATATTCAGGACACGTGTAACGGTATCCGGTCGATCATTGTAAACATGTCCAGCTTCATATGAAAGCACCTACATTCATGCTAAATATTCTTTTCCGACAATGACCATGTCGTATTTTGAGAAGAAAATTTTTAATTACATTGGGAAATAACAAAAACACTTACTTGAGTTAATTTGCTGGATTTTTGCCTTCTACAACTCTCAGTAGAACTGAATATTAGGGGGCAAATTTTTTTAATCGAAGATAAGATGAACATGTCATTAATTTAGGTGAGCTCTTTTCTATGCACAACTGATTGCTCCACAAAATATTATAAACCTTATATTAATCCATAAAAAATATTATAAGGTCTATAATGAAACTGAAATAACGTGATCAAAAACTGAATTTTGTAATTAAAATGCTAGTTCTGGCCTTCTGGGGCCTAGGGAACTCATCACAAAAATGAGCTTATTCTGTTTCACCCTTGTCTCACTCTGAATCAATAGATTGAATGGTTAATCTTCATTCTTGTACCATGTAGACATACAGGTTGAGCATCCATGATGTATTGAAAGACAGTGATGCTTTCTTCACCAAAGAAACCAATCACGGGTAGGAGAGAGAGGAAAAAACCTGTCACACAGTCTACTCCAGCACAATGGCTGCTCAGTCCTTCCTGTCAAGACCCTCTAGAAGGATTGATGAAGCGATCAAACTGtcaatagaaaacaaaaacaatggGTAGTTGTCTAGTACGTACCTGTAGAAGCCGCAAACGCCGAGGTGAGCAAGCGAACCCACGGAGAGAAGCACCAGGACCACGACGGGGTGTTATTTCCATTGCTCTCCTCCTCTGTCCATTAATAGAACATTGATAGAACGATTACAAAAATCTTCCTGCTATGGAGGTCAAGCTGGATACAAACTCCTTTTCTGCAGCTGGACATGTTTTTTCTAACAAAGCAGAAAAGGGTAACCAAACTGTAATATCAAATGATTACTAAAACGAAAGCATGGCTACACACATACGCAATGAACTAATCTAGTTGACAGGTAATGTGCGAGCATGATTCTTAAGCTGAGACGGAGCGGATGATTGTGGAAGCTTTGCATCAGGGTGTCATCAACTTCGAGACCAGAGCAGGCAGAGGCTAGCGGGAGAGCAAGCGACATGTGGCTAGAGTAAGGAGCTGCAACACACCAGAGTAGGCAGAGGCGGCTTCAGTAGAGATGTCGCGAGCAGGGGCCGGCAGTCGTGAGAGACAATGGCTACATAATTCGCCGCCACCACAACTTCTTCCCCGTGGTGCAAAATTCATTCAATTCATGCTGCTCAGAATTCAGAAATTCATTCAATTCATGCACTCCAGAGGATGATCCATCAGTACATCGAATAAATCTACCCAAGAATTGGTTGTTCAGCCCAAATCTAAAAATCAAACACACCTCTATCGAATCTCAGGCTAGCGTACTCCTTAGCCTTGCCTAGCAAGCCCGTCGGCCAGTCACCGgagccgccaccgccggcgacttCCTCCCTCACCCTGCGTATGCCCCTTCTCCTTTCTTCATCTGTTTCCTCTCTCCCTCGGGCCCTTCTCTCTCCTTCTATGGATGAGCAGGATGTCGTTGGGACCGGAACAAGCCGCGCACCAGCCGCCAGATCGGTCAACGCCGTGCCCGGATCTGCCCATCTTCCTCGTGCCGCCACCGCGCCTCACATCGCCCGCCGTCCGCCTGCCCGTTCCCGCGGGTTAGGCATCCATATCGGGCTGGGGGAGGGTAGGGAGCAGCGAGGATGGTGGTGGTCGCCTCTGGTGCGAGTCAAGGTCGAGCGGCGGGGTGGCCTGCGCTGGTGCCAATTGAGGCGAAGCGGTGGGGGCGATGCAGCACCTATTCGGGACATTTTTTCTATCGTGAATCGTTAATTCACTTAGGGATTAGGGACGTGAGTGCGGGTTGAATACCTAAAACAATAGGGATTATTTTGCAAAAAGGACGCGACGGTGAACCCgaagacccaatccgtgctttattattatataGGGAGAGATTTCACAGAAAAAATACCTTTTTGTCAAAATGCCAGGCCAGCAAGTCATCTGCATGCTCATGGATGGGGATTTGCAATATTAAGTTTGCATCTTCACGTAGAAAGGTCTGTTGGGCAAGTTGTGTATCCCATGTATTGGTGCTGGGGTCAATTAACTCAGCCACTCTAGTTACCAGATTCCTTCCTTTTTGCGTCACAACTCTCCTTGTAATTCCTCTTGGGATCCAAGGGTCGCTCCAAGTCTCAATACTTTCTCCATTACCTACCCTCCAGATAATACCCCTCTTTAGAAGCTGAATCCCCTTGAGTATACTCCTCCAAACATAAGAGATACCCTTGCTGGGGGTAGCTTCTAACATTGATTTTCCCGGGTAGTATTTCACAGTTAGGACTCTAGCGCACAAAGATGACGGATTTTGCAATATTCTCCAAACCTGACTAGCTAGCATAGCCAGATTAAAGGAGTATAAGTCCCTAAATCCTAGCCCGCCATCTTTTTTGGTTTAGTCATTTTCTCCCATGACACCCAATGAATTTTGTTTTGCTTATCCATCTGGCTCCACCACTATCGCCCTATAATGGAACTCAGTTGCTCACACAAGGACTTTGTTATGTCACAACATGCCATTGTGTAAACCGGTATTGCCTGTGCCGTTGCCTTAATTAGTATCTCCTTTCCAGCTTTTGACAACATCTTCTCCTTCCAGCCTTGTGTTTTTTTCCACACTTTCTCCTTTATATACTCAAAGGTCTTTTTCCTTGCTTTTCCAATGTAGGTTGGCAGTCCTAGATACTTAGATGATAGGCCCTAGTTCGGTTGATTTTACGACATGAAAAACGCTAGGGGAGCGAACCGTGCGTAACTCATCAAATGTTTAGGTTTTTTGGTGGAACAAGCGCATCAGGGTTTAAGTTTTGGACTTAACACTCATGCTTGTATTTTTTTCTGCGATGTTCATCTAGTGGGAGCATATGTTTCTTTAACTATGAGATATTTATGATGACTTTATCAATTTCAAGATGTTATGTCGGTTCGGTATCGGGTATGTGTGTGTGCCTAAGAGTAAGTGTTCATGAATGCATGTAAGCATTTGTTAGTATACAGTCTCTAAAAAAGTTGGGGGAATATTTGGCACAAATGTAACTGGCAAGTGGTCAAATGTATCACTCCGTCTACAGCCATATATAGCTAATCCCGCCCCTCAAATGTCCACGGATGCGTCGGGCGCGTCCGCACACAATGACCGATCACCTCTCAAATTTTCTGTTTCACAACCGGGTATCTCATTTAGCAAACCCTAAATCCATACAACCAAATGATAAACTAACTCTACAATCATCCACGGCTGCTACATCAATACATGTCATCGAACAACCAAAAATTGGCATGTTCTACATACATAGTAAGATATGGATAAAGATCATCCACGGCTGACCCTGTCCTTGTCGGCGCCCTTGGCGTCGTTGACGCGAAAGTAGCCCTCAAACACGCAAAATGGATCAAGTCGGATCCGCTCATCGCTGAAGCTGTTCGGCCCATCATTGTCCTCCTTCTCCTCTTGGGGGGTGGGGGCAGTCTAGCCATGGCAATGGGCCACTCAGCTTTGCGCTCGAGAGAGGGCGCTCTTGTTCCTCCTATGTCGCTTTTAGAGGATGCGGGCACGAGTGGCTTCCTCGTCCAAGGCAGCGCATGACGCCGCATTCGTCGCCTTCGCCTCCACCATGTCAGCAGTGAGACGGGCCTCGGCCTCCCGCATCATCTGCTTTGCACGGCGGGCACAATGATCTCTGTAACAATCATACTCTCCAGCACCTGAGAAGAGGCGGCAGATGGACCTAGAGCCTCCAGCTCTGACGGATCCAAGCGTCAGTTGCGCCGACACAATGGATTCCCGCTAGATAGAATCCGACCTCAGTCGGGGCGCACTTCTTAGGAGCGGTAGACGTCCATATCCTCCTCGTTCCCGCATGAGGTGATGCCTTAGTCCACGGATTGGGAGTGGTCGGAGTCGGGTCCGTTGTCCGCCATGCTGGAGAAGGCCGGAGGGGAGCTTACAATTGGAGTGGGGTGGCTAGGGTGTGGTCTAGGATGCGGATGGTGgcaaatatatgtggggtcggggtGGGCCAGTGTGGGCTGGATCCGACGTGGCTGACATGCCTGGGCGCGTCCGAACTTCCCCATATACGTCCCaaatttgggctggatatgaggggttcCGGTCAACCCGGGCATACGGGGCCGGTATGAGGAGCATGTTTGGGTCAGCTATTTTTGATC
The window above is part of the Triticum aestivum cultivar Chinese Spring chromosome 2A, IWGSC CS RefSeq v2.1, whole genome shotgun sequence genome. Proteins encoded here:
- the LOC123188258 gene encoding heat stress transcription factor A-3 — translated: MDHTHTGTNTTPAAVIASASMDAALLPEPKLEMMLQQQPSPAGHYAALDHHLVPPPPALVVPCEPPRPLEALLQGPQLPPFLSKTYNLVSEPQLDGVISWGPAGNSFVVWNPSTFARDVLPHNFKHNNFSSFVRQLNTYGFRKVHADRWEFAHEGFLRGSKHLLKTIVRRRSSPTQQSSLQPGSSIFRKIQSSSSGEPTLDPELRSLRREKNALLQEVARLKEEHNQTIEHLNALNQRLETAEDRQKQVVSFLAKLLRNPDFLRQLKMHRERRDGIDSARVKRKFLKHVPHGSRNSGDSSSPRTAESTCSTAHPVAHDAIADLQSFLLKDTDLSDGMLPGNFGLDGVEASDDIGALVQVFDQQDLGTGAELLGIPPVPGAAHCQDPTFGRSKGKNVMCPGGTDGTSSQADCLVPLPGNVGKLMDADGEQIWGADTFFQSSCSGTSQQTYVSDPYLMEIPDKPERFWELDFDALDDGDLHLDKCVIGDPALEQHRGNMKP